A single genomic interval of Zunongwangia sp. HGR-M22 harbors:
- a CDS encoding YkgJ family cysteine cluster protein, producing MHEILKELPGKAKDKQKENKKFFSKLKKRPPKDLDVKMQQMHDEEFSRTNCLDCANCCKTTGPLFTNKDIERISKFLKLKPQQFIDQYLRIDEDKDYVLQEVPCAFLGHDNYCLIYEVRPKACREYPHTDRKDFHKISNLTIKNTAICPAAYNIVEEMKRRIKV from the coding sequence ATGCACGAAATATTGAAAGAGCTGCCAGGAAAGGCCAAAGATAAGCAGAAGGAAAATAAAAAGTTTTTTTCTAAGTTAAAGAAACGACCACCAAAAGATTTAGACGTCAAAATGCAGCAAATGCATGATGAAGAATTCTCCCGCACCAATTGTTTAGACTGCGCTAATTGCTGCAAAACTACCGGTCCCCTTTTTACCAATAAGGATATTGAAAGGATTAGCAAGTTTTTAAAATTGAAACCACAGCAATTTATCGATCAATACCTTAGGATAGACGAGGATAAAGACTATGTTTTGCAAGAAGTTCCCTGTGCATTCTTAGGGCACGATAATTATTGTTTAATCTACGAAGTGCGACCAAAGGCCTGCAGAGAATATCCACACACCGATCGTAAAGATTTCCATAAAATATCGAATCTTACCATAAAGAATACCGCAATTTGCCCGGCTGCTTACAATATTGTTGAAGAAATGAAAAGGAGAATAAAGGTTTAA
- a CDS encoding class I SAM-dependent methyltransferase: MKQKDIFGMAMKAFYFDKDETPITVHSPDFDDDEIAIEYLFRNYSEMPKTEQKALKLAYGKVLDVGCGAGSHTLYLQKKEIDVKAIDTSEGAIAIAKERGVKNVNVQDFYAENGCYDTLLFLMNGTGIIGNLINTDNFLNICKEVLKPGGQILIDSSDLSFLEDDEEPNNDFDRNYIGEIDFKISYKEEQSEYFPWLYLDFDMLKLAAEKNNFNCELILEGDHFDYLAKLTLKND; this comes from the coding sequence ATGAAGCAAAAAGATATCTTCGGGATGGCTATGAAAGCTTTCTATTTCGATAAAGATGAAACCCCTATTACTGTGCATTCGCCAGATTTTGATGACGATGAAATTGCTATCGAGTATCTTTTCAGAAATTATTCTGAAATGCCTAAAACCGAACAAAAAGCATTAAAACTCGCCTATGGTAAAGTTTTAGATGTTGGCTGTGGTGCTGGTAGCCATACGCTTTATCTCCAGAAAAAAGAAATTGACGTAAAAGCAATTGACACTTCTGAAGGTGCAATTGCTATAGCAAAAGAACGCGGTGTAAAAAATGTAAATGTCCAGGATTTTTATGCTGAAAATGGATGCTACGACACTTTGTTATTCTTAATGAATGGTACAGGAATCATCGGTAACCTCATCAACACCGACAATTTTTTGAATATCTGCAAAGAAGTTTTAAAGCCTGGTGGACAAATTTTGATCGATTCCTCAGATCTTAGCTTTTTAGAAGACGATGAAGAACCAAACAATGATTTTGATCGTAATTATATTGGCGAAATTGACTTTAAAATAAGTTATAAAGAAGAACAATCGGAATATTTTCCCTGGCTTTATCTAGATTTTGATATGCTGAAATTAGCCGCTGAAAAGAACAATTTTAATTGTGAATTAATTCTAGAAGGCGATCACTTTGATTATTTAGCCAAACTAACACTGAAAAATGATTAA